The Litoribrevibacter albus genome contains the following window.
TCACGTTTGAGGAGACATTTTTTTGGTCAAATAACGCCTGGATAAAGGTATGGGCTTTTTCTTCACTTAACCCGGTAATAGCCACATCTAGATCGTAGATACCCACTAATCCCTCAGGCATCTCGTTTCGAGACGTACTAATAAACAGACTTTGACTGGTTTTAAATGAAGGATGCGTTAAAAAGCCGGAAAGAAACTCAAGACTGGTTGGATCGGCCCAATGCATGTCTTCAAAAATAAACAACGCTGGGCTGTCATTCACGTCATTATCATTAAGAAGCAGCTCTGACAATGCTGTAAATAAGATGCTTTTTTGAGCGTCGGCTGAAAGCGTCGAAAGATCTGTTTTTGCTTCGATAGGAAAACCTAACCAAGTGCAAAGCAAGGTCAGTGCCGCCGCTCGATTTAGGCCAGACACTTCGGTTAAATGATCATCAAGACGTTTGACAGCAAGTTCAGGAGAAACAGAATCAAGAGAGTATTTCAGAGTTAGGATGTTTAACACGGGATACAGCGCATTAAACTTATGTTCAGGCAGATACTGGGCTATAAAGTGTCGATAACCTTTCGCACGATTTCTGAATTCAAAAATCAAACGCGATTTACCAATACCCGCCTCACCATGAACATGAGCTGAAATCGGGCCAGCGTCATGATCCAGAAGCTCCATCAAAGCATCTAACTCAACGTCACGACCAACAAACTCATAACTCGACTCTTTGGCACGCAAAAAGCCAAAGGCTTCCACCGAACGCTCACCTACTAGCTGATGGAGATACGTAATCTTTCGTTGGACGCCAATCGGCTTCAAGTCGCAAGGGAGAAACTCAATGTAGTTTTCCAACAATGATTTACAGGCATTGGAGCACAACACCTGCTGAGGCTCAGCGAGTCTTGCCAATTCCATCGCAATATTCGGTGTCTCACCCTCTGGCGCAGAGTCCGAATAATTGGTAACCAATCCGGTATGCATCCCCATTTTTACATGGACTTCGATACCTTGGTTCGTTTTCAATAACGCGTTTCTTTGGTTGAGGTTACTTGAAATTTCTAACGCCGTTCGCGCACACAAACGGCTGTCATTATCACTTACCGACGGATAGCCGAAATAGAACAATAACGTATCGCCCAAAGACCCCGCATGATACGCACCGTAGCGCACAGCAATATCAATACATTGCGATTTCTGATCGTGATGCATCGCATCAATCACTTCACCATCAAACACCCTTCCATCAAATACCTCGTCCAGTACCGAATTAATGGTGAGAGTGACACAAAGAACCGACAGCTGTTTTCGCTCTGTTCTCCCTGTGTACAGTGCATCCGGGTTATTAATTTGTGTTTCGTGAAGATCGATCGTTGTGTAGGCATTGGCACAATACGACGTGTGCTCACCCGTTGAAAGCGACGCTCCGACCAAAGATGAGACATTAAGCTGGCAAAGCTCCTCATAGAGATCGGACGCACTCCCTGCCCGCTCCTGACTTTTTTTCTTCAATACCCGTCGTAGCAGGTTTGCAACCGGATGCCCTGCTATAGACACAGGAATCGGTACATTGGATTGACTGAGCTGTTTATGAAAAATAGACGCCAGACTGGAACCGGAGATCGCAGGTTGTCCGGTCAGGCATTCAATGAACACCAACCCCCAGACATATAAATCACTTTTGATGGTTGGTGGCTCACCGCGTAATTGCTCCGGTGCACTGTATGACGGGGTGCCCAGAGACTCTTGAGTCAAGGTGAGAGTTTTATAGTCTTGTCGTCTCGCTTCGTTCGTTAATGTGCCGATACCAAAGTCCAGAATTTTGATATGGCTCTTGGCGCCGGATTTGGTCACCATAATATTGGCCGGTTTCAAATCCCGGTGAATGACCCCCTGGGCATGAGCATGGGCTAAAGAGTCCAACACTTGAGCCATCAGGTTAGCGGCCTCGGAAGGTAGCAATGCTCCGCTGTTCTGTAGAATCTCTTTGAGCGACTGCCCTTCAACGTACTCAAAAACTGCGTAAACTAAATCCTGGTCGCAAATTCCTTTATCCAACAGACGAACAATATTCGGGTGCTGTAAACGACTGCATAAACTGGTCTCCCGATCAAAGCGTTCGATGTAACGACGACGTTTTTCCTCATCAAAGTCTGAATTTAAGGTAAGAAACTTAATGGCAACGGGTTGCCCGGTATTGATTTGAATTGCTCGATATACTTCACCAAAGCC
Protein-coding sequences here:
- a CDS encoding TOMM system kinase/cyclase fusion protein — translated: MLVQDTVKPAISHRFKSKHYQLLEKIGQGGFGEVYRAIQINTGQPVAIKFLTLNSDFDEEKRRRYIERFDRETSLCSRLQHPNIVRLLDKGICDQDLVYAVFEYVEGQSLKEILQNSGALLPSEAANLMAQVLDSLAHAHAQGVIHRDLKPANIMVTKSGAKSHIKILDFGIGTLTNEARRQDYKTLTLTQESLGTPSYSAPEQLRGEPPTIKSDLYVWGLVFIECLTGQPAISGSSLASIFHKQLSQSNVPIPVSIAGHPVANLLRRVLKKKSQERAGSASDLYEELCQLNVSSLVGASLSTGEHTSYCANAYTTIDLHETQINNPDALYTGRTERKQLSVLCVTLTINSVLDEVFDGRVFDGEVIDAMHHDQKSQCIDIAVRYGAYHAGSLGDTLLFYFGYPSVSDNDSRLCARTALEISSNLNQRNALLKTNQGIEVHVKMGMHTGLVTNYSDSAPEGETPNIAMELARLAEPQQVLCSNACKSLLENYIEFLPCDLKPIGVQRKITYLHQLVGERSVEAFGFLRAKESSYEFVGRDVELDALMELLDHDAGPISAHVHGEAGIGKSRLIFEFRNRAKGYRHFIAQYLPEHKFNALYPVLNILTLKYSLDSVSPELAVKRLDDHLTEVSGLNRAAALTLLCTWLGFPIEAKTDLSTLSADAQKSILFTALSELLLNDNDVNDSPALFIFEDMHWADPTSLEFLSGFLTHPSFKTSQSLFISTSRNEMPEGLVGIYDLDVAITGLSEEKAHTFIQALFDQKNVSSNVMDVVTSRTDGIPLFIEELVNMLLSRKLVQHLNGVVDFIAPDKVKEVPETLLESLQQKLDSLVSAKDTAQLAATIGREFDYALLLAASPKSEEEVQTDLNELVSSDLVIRLRQVNGDSYMFKHALVRDAAYEVMGSKYRILSHSLIANTLESRMSDVSGGTRAMVARHFAGAENYLKAIEHGLIIVKTFSQIGSNVEALSFSSELEAWISLLDKPSDKNLYSLKFYHLAVPIALAVHSYTSEKALQWNQSIKELLAESSDNELWEQEPELCESIKARSEFLDFLSLHHSSRYQEAQELGERLLVTYETQSAHHDYLIPVLCFLSQNYQIQGEFHKSILSFERTLRLYEENSASVFMESDNDFKPYCLGMLSLSYIHIGELDKAIQVAKQATDLSVADKYPVSCVASHIFYALCLSFKGLDDQVIEVCQSYYQHFYDKENPTFYTVYIDILLETAQGNLDNAKTLVIDLCNSDYDFATGWYIHFIAKKMLNESRVEEAISLMELSLKKSTDNGEVGALPIVKNTLALALYKKNNEATLSILSLLNASLELAIEQKAYLFVQESKDLLNLMTEVVE